From a region of the Drosophila gunungcola strain Sukarami chromosome X unlocalized genomic scaffold, Dgunungcola_SK_2 000039F, whole genome shotgun sequence genome:
- the LOC128260771 gene encoding uncharacterized protein LOC128260771 isoform X3 → MSRKSFGLSIWTPLFFLFLIILASVWGKPWPLVNHHGLLKMYHQQVHGLGKEQKKEGECFFRELRDANRNRHDRSMNPFKAFLSWPGKSRKSDKVQKAELAVEKTYSHNPSYNQVKEPRFENFAKIKPYLTKEDEFLYEQKPGLLNDDDWDHLNNDQDQDQDMLDKSEANMT, encoded by the exons ATGAGCCGAAAGTCTTTTGGACTGTCCATTTGGACGCCActctttttccttttcctgaTAATCCTGGCCAGCGTGTGGGGTAAGCCTTGGC CTTTGGTGAACCACCATGGCCTACTGAAGATGTACCACCAGCAGGTTCACGGACTTGGAAAAGAGCAGAAAAAGGAAGGTGAATGTTTCTTTAGGGAATTAAGGGATGCCAATCGTAATCGCCACGATCGGTCCATGAATC CATTCAAAGCCTTCCTTTCTTGGCCCGGAAAATCGAGAAAGTCTGATAAAGTGCAGAAAGCAGAGTTAGCTGTGGAGAAGACTTACAGCCATAATCCATCGTATAACCAAGTTAAAGAGCCGCGTTTTgaaaactttgccaaaataaaaccataTCTAACCAAGGAAGATGAATTTCTCTACGAGCAGAAACCGGGACTTCTAAACGATGACGATTGGGATCACTTAAATAATGATCAGGATCAGGACCAGGATATGCTTGACAAATCTGAAG CAAATATGACCTAA
- the LOC128260771 gene encoding uncharacterized protein LOC128260771 isoform X1, with protein sequence MSRKSFGLSIWTPLFFLFLIILASVWGKPWPLVNHHGLLKMYHQQVHGLGKEQKKEGECFFRELRDANRNRHDRSMNPFKAFLSWPGKSRKSDKVQKAELAVEKTYSHNPSYNQVKEPRFENFAKIKPYLTKEDEFLYEQKPGLLNDDDWDHLNNDQDQDQDMLDKSEASKYDLINSPMMDYKREFASDEANPYVESIRQRYEPSPHIYSD encoded by the exons ATGAGCCGAAAGTCTTTTGGACTGTCCATTTGGACGCCActctttttccttttcctgaTAATCCTGGCCAGCGTGTGGGGTAAGCCTTGGC CTTTGGTGAACCACCATGGCCTACTGAAGATGTACCACCAGCAGGTTCACGGACTTGGAAAAGAGCAGAAAAAGGAAGGTGAATGTTTCTTTAGGGAATTAAGGGATGCCAATCGTAATCGCCACGATCGGTCCATGAATC CATTCAAAGCCTTCCTTTCTTGGCCCGGAAAATCGAGAAAGTCTGATAAAGTGCAGAAAGCAGAGTTAGCTGTGGAGAAGACTTACAGCCATAATCCATCGTATAACCAAGTTAAAGAGCCGCGTTTTgaaaactttgccaaaataaaaccataTCTAACCAAGGAAGATGAATTTCTCTACGAGCAGAAACCGGGACTTCTAAACGATGACGATTGGGATCACTTAAATAATGATCAGGATCAGGACCAGGATATGCTTGACAAATCTGAAG CCAGCAAATATGACCTAATAAATAGTCCCATGATGGATTATAAACGAGAATTCGCCAGCGATGAGGCCAATCCTTATGTGGAAAGCATTCGACAGCGTTATGAGCCCTCTCCACATATCTATTCAGATTAA
- the LOC128260771 gene encoding uncharacterized protein LOC128260771 isoform X2 produces MSRKSFGLSIWTPLFFLFLIILASVWALVNHHGLLKMYHQQVHGLGKEQKKEGECFFRELRDANRNRHDRSMNPFKAFLSWPGKSRKSDKVQKAELAVEKTYSHNPSYNQVKEPRFENFAKIKPYLTKEDEFLYEQKPGLLNDDDWDHLNNDQDQDQDMLDKSEASKYDLINSPMMDYKREFASDEANPYVESIRQRYEPSPHIYSD; encoded by the exons ATGAGCCGAAAGTCTTTTGGACTGTCCATTTGGACGCCActctttttccttttcctgaTAATCCTGGCCAGCGTGTGGG CTTTGGTGAACCACCATGGCCTACTGAAGATGTACCACCAGCAGGTTCACGGACTTGGAAAAGAGCAGAAAAAGGAAGGTGAATGTTTCTTTAGGGAATTAAGGGATGCCAATCGTAATCGCCACGATCGGTCCATGAATC CATTCAAAGCCTTCCTTTCTTGGCCCGGAAAATCGAGAAAGTCTGATAAAGTGCAGAAAGCAGAGTTAGCTGTGGAGAAGACTTACAGCCATAATCCATCGTATAACCAAGTTAAAGAGCCGCGTTTTgaaaactttgccaaaataaaaccataTCTAACCAAGGAAGATGAATTTCTCTACGAGCAGAAACCGGGACTTCTAAACGATGACGATTGGGATCACTTAAATAATGATCAGGATCAGGACCAGGATATGCTTGACAAATCTGAAG CCAGCAAATATGACCTAATAAATAGTCCCATGATGGATTATAAACGAGAATTCGCCAGCGATGAGGCCAATCCTTATGTGGAAAGCATTCGACAGCGTTATGAGCCCTCTCCACATATCTATTCAGATTAA